Proteins found in one Gardnerella vaginalis ATCC 14018 = JCM 11026 genomic segment:
- a CDS encoding hydroxymethylglutaryl-CoA reductase, degradative has product MAAFRELSVEQRIKTLESEGTLSGDYTQLLLAQLAQSSETNIPASVANSMIENQIGRFSLPVGVVRGLKVNGVMQNVLMATEEPSVIAAACNGAKIAAKSLENGVVAHSAHYVTRAQIVFEDADGSVAKKLDSIMRNESKRTAIREVARSAHPSIYQRGGGLERAQAAALTGFAKLTLDINACDAMGANIANTIGEAVKTQLESWVGRKALVAILANSSRAATVAEVRIPVEALVPSAKTAAAGDADGMRLARRIAALSSLAAVDAERAATHNKGILNGIVAAALVSGNDTRALQAAAHEWAAKSGRYMPLSTWTLQNSGQILYGRIEIPLQIGTVGGAIASLPMSKVALQVSKVNNANDFRNVLAAVGLVQNLAALRALAGPGIQAGHMRLQAANIAIASGARGDEIQKVAHALLNENSSDLNTNSARMILDNLRKDKNT; this is encoded by the coding sequence ATGGCAGCTTTTCGAGAATTAAGCGTAGAACAGCGCATAAAAACGCTGGAATCAGAAGGCACGCTTAGCGGCGATTACACGCAACTTCTGCTCGCACAACTCGCGCAAAGCAGCGAAACAAACATTCCTGCAAGCGTTGCAAACAGCATGATCGAAAACCAAATCGGGCGATTCAGCCTGCCAGTAGGCGTTGTGCGCGGCCTAAAAGTAAACGGAGTTATGCAAAACGTGCTGATGGCTACAGAAGAGCCATCCGTAATCGCTGCCGCATGCAACGGTGCAAAAATCGCAGCAAAAAGCCTAGAAAACGGCGTTGTAGCACACAGCGCACATTACGTTACGCGCGCACAAATAGTTTTTGAAGACGCGGACGGAAGCGTAGCTAAAAAACTAGATAGCATAATGCGTAACGAGTCAAAACGCACGGCGATTAGAGAGGTTGCGCGCTCCGCACACCCATCAATATACCAACGCGGCGGCGGATTAGAACGCGCGCAGGCGGCGGCGTTAACAGGCTTCGCCAAGCTAACACTAGACATAAACGCATGCGACGCAATGGGAGCAAACATAGCAAACACCATTGGCGAAGCTGTTAAAACCCAGCTGGAAAGCTGGGTTGGACGCAAGGCGCTGGTGGCAATTCTTGCCAACTCCAGCCGCGCGGCAACAGTCGCCGAAGTGCGCATACCCGTAGAAGCGCTTGTGCCTAGCGCAAAAACTGCCGCGGCTGGAGATGCCGACGGCATGCGCCTTGCGCGCCGCATCGCCGCCTTAAGCTCCCTGGCCGCCGTAGACGCGGAGCGTGCTGCAACCCACAACAAAGGAATCCTAAATGGAATAGTTGCAGCAGCACTCGTATCTGGTAACGACACGCGCGCATTACAAGCCGCCGCACACGAATGGGCAGCAAAATCTGGTCGTTACATGCCTCTTTCAACCTGGACCTTGCAAAATTCAGGTCAAATCCTTTACGGTCGCATCGAAATCCCGTTGCAAATCGGCACAGTGGGCGGCGCAATCGCCTCGCTACCAATGTCAAAAGTCGCGCTGCAAGTTTCTAAAGTCAATAACGCCAATGATTTCCGTAACGTTCTAGCAGCCGTAGGACTCGTGCAAAACCTGGCGGCTCTTCGCGCACTCGCAGGTCCTGGAATTCAGGCGGGTCATATGCGCCTTCAAGCCGCAAATATCGCTATAGCATCTGGAGCGCGCGGAGACGAAATTCAAAAAGTTGCGCACGCGCTTCTAAACGAAAATTCTTCCGATTTAAACACGAATTCTGCAAGGATGATTCTTGATAATTTGCGAAAAGACAAAAATACTTAG
- a CDS encoding GTP pyrophosphokinase, with protein sequence MILDRHNRLNLAELYASLQGAGDGGAPDATAEKSQATADEKSAQKSPIKSETPHLPPDQMDEFVNMMQVYEGAMYEISTKLEILDGEFQVRFSHNPVHHMERRLKSVHSIFEKLRRRNLSISTRSIRDNLFDVAGIRVICNYRDDVYAVAQYLSKQTDIQVLQVKDYIKNPKPNGYRSLHVIYAVPVFLSSGAHYTPVEVQFRTIAMDYWASLEHALRYKADLPDAKLAEHSKTLLECAQNLQAIEAQMQGIHRDINGAPRVEDAPES encoded by the coding sequence GTGATACTTGATCGTCATAATCGTTTAAATTTGGCCGAACTTTACGCCAGCTTGCAAGGAGCGGGAGATGGTGGGGCGCCAGACGCCACCGCGGAAAAGTCGCAAGCAACCGCTGACGAAAAGTCCGCGCAAAAATCACCTATAAAAAGCGAAACGCCGCATCTTCCGCCCGATCAAATGGACGAATTCGTAAACATGATGCAAGTGTACGAAGGCGCGATGTACGAAATAAGCACGAAGCTGGAGATTTTGGACGGCGAGTTTCAGGTGCGATTTTCGCACAATCCCGTGCATCACATGGAGCGGCGACTAAAATCCGTGCACTCGATTTTTGAGAAGCTACGCCGCAGAAACCTAAGCATATCAACGCGTTCGATTCGCGACAATCTGTTCGACGTGGCTGGGATTCGCGTGATTTGCAACTATCGCGACGACGTGTACGCGGTTGCGCAATACCTTTCCAAGCAAACGGATATTCAAGTTTTGCAGGTTAAGGATTATATTAAAAACCCAAAGCCGAATGGGTACCGCAGTTTGCATGTAATTTACGCTGTGCCAGTGTTTTTGTCGTCGGGTGCGCATTACACGCCGGTGGAGGTGCAATTCCGTACAATCGCAATGGATTATTGGGCGAGTTTGGAGCACGCGTTGCGCTATAAGGCTGATTTGCCGGACGCAAAGTTGGCGGAGCATTCTAAGACGCTGCTTGAGTGCGCGCAGAATTTGCAGGCAATTGAGGCGCAAATGCAGGGTATTCATCGCGATATTAATGGTGCGCCGCGCGTGGAGGATGCGCCTGAGTCGTAA
- a CDS encoding Bax inhibitor-1/YccA family protein: protein MGDFGNFNSNYAGNFAQNPTIVDAQATYVREQAERVSVRRVYAEMTVGLIVTTLVAMFTQSTGALYSYLYATGRFGFFGIIIAQVVLAVVLGMRVMKMSVFAARAMFYAYAALTGFTLSTIFTVFSLGSIAMVLALTAGFFLCLTMLALTTKVNMLKAGPILMVALLVLCVSQVILMFVAPSAGTMRFIAAIAVLIFAGLTAYDAQKTRAIFEAYADQPEMIKRISIICAFNLYLDFINMFVYLLELLGNRRD from the coding sequence ATGGGAGATTTTGGAAATTTTAACAGCAATTATGCTGGCAACTTTGCACAAAACCCAACAATTGTCGACGCGCAGGCTACTTATGTGCGCGAGCAGGCAGAGCGAGTGAGTGTGCGTCGAGTTTACGCAGAGATGACTGTTGGACTAATTGTCACAACGCTTGTGGCAATGTTTACGCAAAGTACGGGTGCGCTTTACTCTTACTTGTATGCTACGGGTCGATTTGGATTCTTCGGCATTATTATTGCGCAAGTGGTGCTTGCTGTTGTGCTTGGAATGCGCGTTATGAAAATGAGCGTTTTTGCTGCGCGTGCGATGTTCTATGCGTATGCTGCGCTTACTGGCTTTACGCTTAGTACGATTTTTACTGTGTTTAGTCTAGGCTCTATTGCAATGGTTTTGGCTTTAACTGCTGGATTCTTCCTGTGCCTTACAATGCTTGCGCTCACTACAAAAGTGAATATGCTTAAGGCTGGTCCTATTCTTATGGTGGCTTTGCTGGTGTTGTGCGTGAGTCAGGTAATTCTTATGTTTGTTGCTCCAAGTGCTGGAACAATGCGATTTATTGCTGCGATTGCAGTGCTGATTTTTGCAGGTCTTACGGCTTACGATGCACAGAAAACTCGTGCGATTTTTGAAGCGTATGCTGATCAGCCAGAAATGATTAAACGTATTTCGATTATTTGCGCGTTTAATCTTTATTTGGACTTCATCAACATGTTTGTGTACTTGCTGGAGTTGCTGGGAAATAGGCGCGACTAG
- a CDS encoding thiolase family protein, translated as MSDVVIVSAARTPIGKFGGALKSLTSVELGTIAAKAAIERAKISPKSVDQAIFGNVLQAGSGQNVARQIALSSGLDESSCAMTINEVCGSGLKAIRLAQSAICMGDAKVVVAGGTESMSNVPFYAQNVRFGGLRYGNSALVDGLKKDGLCDAFTGKEMGVTAENVAAKFGITRKQQDAFALKSHQKAVFAQNNGDFDAEIAPVQLLDGTVINRDEHPRANTSIEKLSKLKTLFEADFDRCETGGMREADETREAYSGAKHSPTVTAGNASGINDGSAALVLMSKDYAIAHGIDYLAEIVGFAEGGISPDLMGYAPKHVMERMLKNTGYTVENIDLFEINEAFAAQSIAVCQQLNINESKLNIRGGAIALGHPLGASGARILTTLLYALRDNHMQNGVAALCVGGGIGVSMQVRMRK; from the coding sequence ATGAGTGATGTTGTGATTGTAAGCGCAGCGCGCACACCGATAGGAAAATTCGGAGGCGCGTTGAAATCGCTCACATCTGTTGAGTTAGGAACAATCGCAGCAAAAGCCGCAATCGAACGCGCAAAAATCAGTCCAAAATCTGTAGATCAAGCGATTTTTGGCAACGTACTTCAAGCAGGCAGCGGTCAAAACGTTGCGCGCCAAATCGCCCTTAGCTCGGGGCTTGACGAGTCAAGTTGCGCAATGACAATCAACGAAGTTTGCGGATCTGGTCTTAAAGCCATTCGCCTTGCGCAATCTGCGATTTGCATGGGAGATGCAAAAGTGGTAGTTGCTGGAGGCACGGAAAGCATGAGCAACGTGCCGTTTTACGCGCAAAACGTGCGATTTGGTGGCCTTCGCTACGGCAACAGCGCACTGGTTGATGGACTAAAAAAAGACGGACTTTGTGACGCTTTTACTGGCAAAGAAATGGGAGTTACTGCCGAAAACGTGGCCGCGAAGTTTGGCATAACGCGCAAGCAGCAAGACGCTTTTGCGTTAAAATCGCACCAGAAAGCCGTTTTCGCGCAAAATAACGGCGATTTTGACGCGGAGATTGCACCCGTGCAGCTTTTGGACGGAACTGTGATTAACAGAGACGAGCATCCGCGCGCCAACACTTCTATAGAGAAGCTTTCTAAGCTTAAAACGTTGTTTGAGGCGGATTTTGACAGGTGCGAAACTGGTGGAATGCGCGAGGCAGATGAAACTCGTGAGGCGTATTCTGGAGCAAAACACTCGCCTACTGTGACAGCCGGAAATGCAAGCGGCATCAACGACGGCTCAGCAGCACTCGTCTTAATGAGCAAAGACTACGCAATCGCGCACGGAATCGACTATTTGGCAGAAATCGTAGGATTTGCAGAAGGTGGAATCAGTCCAGACCTTATGGGCTACGCGCCAAAACACGTTATGGAACGCATGCTAAAAAACACGGGCTACACCGTTGAAAACATTGACCTTTTTGAGATTAACGAAGCGTTTGCCGCACAAAGCATAGCCGTGTGCCAGCAGCTGAACATCAACGAAAGCAAACTGAACATAAGAGGCGGCGCGATTGCGCTCGGGCATCCTTTGGGCGCTAGCGGAGCCAGGATTTTAACAACACTTCTTTACGCACTTAGAGACAATCACATGCAAAACGGTGTTGCAGCTCTGTGCGTGGGAGGCGGAATTGGAGTGAGCATGCAAGTTAGGATGCGAAAGTAG
- a CDS encoding ATP-dependent helicase, which translates to MSKYGYDFDLFGNPEDADEQSDASISNAPISDAPINKDMTSEVSASTVAGDFSAKYSNSVQSSQTAQSSAAAQYAQTSAQSSNIPEINPQSLLEGLNPQQSKAVQYTGPALLIGAGAGSGKTRVLTRRIAWILANRKAWPSQILAITFTNKAAAEMRERLASLIGNSANSMWVSTFHSACVKILRAHGDSIGLKSGFSIYDSSDCERLVKIIASELNIDIKKFTPKLLLSKISDFKNNLVTWQENLKNYAPDYKPGASVSGASSFNAAGNADALYAAVYAEYQNRLSVSNAVDFDDLIMLTVKLLRQNPQVSAYYKRKFRYILVDEYQDTNHAQYVLIRELAGVDDAGVDDYSTDSTVSSVSPDSTQLPQSSITVVGDSDQSIYAFRGADIRNIQDFEQDFPSATTIMLEQNYRSTQTILDAANAVISNNANRKPKKLWTSLGKGSPIVGYVADNAQGEASWVAQEIARLAGEDGVNYSDIAIMYRANSQSRSLEDALIKSGLPYQLVGGTKFYERREVKDALAYLQSIANPDDDVNMRRILNVPKRGLGARAESQITSYAKENSISFWSALSQIDKIAEQIGISSRTFNALKSFRDLMTSLIDFMKANDSKPSKVVENVLNESGLLQDLRESKDPQDEFRVDNLSQLQSVAAEYEQNTPDANVAGFLETTALVADSDQLPDQGEDTGKVTLMTLHTAKGLEYPVVFLTGMEQGTFPHSRCVDNQKELCEERRLAYVGITRAKKILYVTWAAERSQWGKSAEMIQSQFLDEIPADLISWKRKEADVMRAGLRGAGSDVDRDFDSDFGSDGGWDDDSYTTYGGSSYRKSHYGKSYASKSYGSNSYGSSYGKSYGSKSGKVTTRIARKSSASYQHQSFTSNLQSSSSSLSYKKQGLQEKDNHLNINDFHEGDKISHDTYGLGTVLKTQDKGRNSIITVDFGSDGVKRLMLRVAPIEKL; encoded by the coding sequence TTGAGCAAGTACGGTTACGATTTTGATTTGTTTGGCAATCCAGAAGATGCCGACGAGCAGAGCGATGCTTCTATTAGCAATGCTCCTATTAGCGATGCACCTATTAATAAAGACATGACGAGCGAAGTTTCTGCTTCTACGGTTGCTGGCGATTTTTCCGCAAAATATTCAAATTCCGTACAATCTTCCCAAACAGCTCAATCTTCTGCCGCTGCCCAATACGCTCAAACATCCGCACAATCTTCCAACATTCCTGAAATCAACCCACAATCGCTTTTAGAAGGCTTAAATCCACAGCAATCCAAGGCTGTTCAATACACTGGCCCAGCGCTTTTAATCGGAGCTGGCGCAGGCAGCGGCAAAACGCGTGTTCTTACGCGCCGAATCGCGTGGATTTTGGCTAATCGCAAGGCGTGGCCGAGCCAAATTCTTGCAATCACGTTTACAAATAAAGCGGCTGCGGAGATGCGCGAGCGCTTGGCGAGCTTAATAGGCAATAGTGCAAATAGCATGTGGGTTTCCACTTTCCATTCTGCTTGCGTTAAAATTCTTCGCGCTCATGGCGATTCAATCGGCTTAAAATCAGGTTTTTCTATCTACGATTCTTCCGATTGCGAGCGTCTTGTCAAAATAATCGCATCCGAATTGAACATCGATATTAAAAAGTTTACGCCTAAACTTTTATTGTCTAAGATATCTGATTTCAAAAATAATTTGGTTACTTGGCAGGAAAATCTTAAAAATTACGCACCAGATTATAAGCCAGGCGCGTCTGTATCTGGTGCATCTAGCTTTAATGCTGCTGGCAATGCTGATGCGCTTTATGCTGCTGTTTACGCGGAGTATCAAAATAGGCTTAGCGTTTCGAATGCTGTTGATTTTGACGATTTGATTATGTTAACGGTTAAGCTTTTGCGCCAAAATCCGCAAGTTAGCGCGTATTACAAGCGAAAGTTCCGTTACATTTTGGTTGACGAATATCAGGATACCAATCACGCGCAATACGTGTTGATTCGTGAGCTTGCAGGTGTGGATGATGCAGGTGTGGATGATTATTCCACTGATTCCACTGTTTCATCAGTTTCACCAGATTCCACTCAACTTCCGCAATCTTCAATCACGGTTGTTGGCGATTCCGACCAGTCAATTTACGCTTTCCGCGGTGCAGATATTCGCAATATTCAAGACTTTGAGCAGGATTTTCCAAGCGCTACAACAATTATGTTGGAGCAGAATTATCGCTCTACGCAAACCATTTTGGATGCTGCAAATGCTGTGATCTCCAACAACGCTAATCGAAAACCTAAAAAGTTGTGGACATCTTTAGGCAAAGGCTCGCCGATTGTCGGTTATGTAGCAGATAACGCGCAAGGTGAAGCTTCTTGGGTTGCTCAAGAAATCGCGCGTTTGGCAGGCGAAGATGGCGTAAACTACTCAGATATTGCGATTATGTATCGCGCAAATTCGCAATCGCGTAGCTTAGAAGATGCGCTTATTAAGTCGGGCTTGCCTTATCAGCTTGTTGGCGGAACTAAGTTCTACGAGCGCCGCGAAGTCAAAGATGCGCTTGCTTACTTGCAATCGATCGCAAACCCTGATGACGATGTCAATATGCGCCGCATTTTAAACGTTCCGAAGCGTGGTCTTGGTGCGCGCGCTGAGTCGCAGATTACGTCTTATGCAAAAGAAAATTCTATAAGTTTTTGGTCTGCTCTTAGTCAAATAGATAAGATTGCAGAACAAATTGGTATTTCATCTAGAACTTTTAATGCGCTTAAGAGTTTTAGGGATCTTATGACTTCGCTTATTGACTTTATGAAAGCTAACGATTCCAAGCCTTCTAAGGTTGTGGAGAACGTGCTTAACGAAAGCGGATTGTTGCAGGATTTGCGAGAGTCTAAGGACCCTCAAGACGAATTTAGAGTAGATAACTTGTCTCAATTACAATCGGTTGCAGCCGAGTATGAGCAGAATACGCCTGATGCTAATGTTGCTGGTTTTTTGGAGACTACGGCTTTGGTTGCGGATTCGGATCAGCTTCCAGACCAGGGCGAAGATACTGGAAAAGTTACGCTTATGACACTTCACACGGCTAAAGGTTTGGAATATCCTGTTGTGTTTTTGACTGGAATGGAGCAGGGCACTTTTCCTCATTCGCGCTGTGTTGACAATCAAAAGGAGCTTTGCGAGGAGCGTCGTCTTGCATACGTTGGCATAACTCGCGCTAAGAAGATTTTGTACGTCACTTGGGCGGCTGAGAGATCGCAATGGGGCAAGTCAGCGGAAATGATCCAAAGCCAGTTTTTGGACGAGATTCCTGCCGATTTGATTTCTTGGAAGCGCAAGGAAGCAGATGTTATGCGTGCTGGGCTTAGGGGAGCGGGCAGTGATGTTGACCGCGATTTTGACAGTGATTTTGGAAGCGATGGCGGTTGGGACGACGATTCGTACACCACTTACGGCGGATCGAGTTACAGAAAATCGCATTATGGCAAGTCGTATGCCTCAAAGTCTTATGGCTCTAATTCATATGGCAGCTCATATGGCAAGTCGTATGGTTCAAAGTCTGGAAAAGTCACCACTCGCATCGCCAGAAAATCGAGTGCATCATACCAGCATCAATCATTCACTTCAAATTTGCAGTCATCTTCATCATCATTGTCTTACAAAAAACAAGGTTTGCAAGAAAAAGACAATCACTTAAACATCAACGATTTCCACGAAGGTGATAAAATTTCGCACGACACTTACGGTCTTGGAACTGTTCTTAAAACGCAAGACAAGGGAAGAAACTCAATTATTACAGTTGACTTTGGTTCGGATGGTGTAAAAAGACTCATGTTAAGAGTTGCACCAATTGAGAAATTGTAA
- a CDS encoding xanthine phosphoribosyltransferase: protein MQELEERIQKEGIVKPGNVLKVDAFLNHQCDCALFDAMGAAWAQHFKNTQINKILTIESSGIGIACVAARHFGNVPVVFAKKAQSINLDGDQYVSTVFSFTKQREFPVIVSRKYLSADDRVLILDDFLANGKALQGLIDICDHAGAAVAGIGIAIEKGFQGGGDALREAGYDLDSLAIVESMDPNDGSITFRQ from the coding sequence GTGCAAGAACTTGAAGAACGTATCCAAAAAGAAGGCATTGTTAAGCCAGGAAATGTTTTGAAAGTTGACGCATTCCTTAACCACCAGTGCGATTGCGCGCTTTTTGACGCAATGGGAGCTGCATGGGCGCAGCATTTTAAAAACACGCAAATCAACAAAATCCTAACAATCGAGTCTTCGGGAATCGGAATCGCGTGCGTTGCTGCGCGTCATTTTGGCAACGTTCCAGTGGTTTTTGCAAAGAAAGCGCAATCAATCAACTTGGATGGTGATCAATACGTGTCTACCGTATTCTCGTTCACAAAGCAACGCGAATTCCCTGTAATTGTGTCTAGAAAATATTTGAGCGCAGACGACCGCGTTTTAATTTTGGACGATTTTTTGGCTAATGGCAAAGCTTTGCAAGGGTTGATTGACATTTGCGATCACGCTGGAGCCGCGGTTGCTGGCATTGGCATTGCGATTGAAAAAGGCTTCCAAGGCGGCGGAGATGCGTTGCGCGAAGCTGGATATGACTTGGATTCGCTGGCGATTGTGGAGTCGATGGATCCTAACGATGGGTCAATCACCTTCCGCCAATAG
- a CDS encoding hydroxymethylglutaryl-CoA synthase — MSNTSKNTPKVGIDRITFATPNCYLSMRDLAIERGIDPNKFTIGIGQSQQAVPPNHQDIVTLGAQAALPLMQYIDSNRLKMVIVGTESGVDASKSSALYIHKLLNLSSWVRCVEVKEACYGGTAALMMARDYVLTHPGAQVLVIAADIARYGVGTPGEVTQGAGAVAMLVSENPHVLQINDDSVVKSAEIQDFWRPVYQSTALARGKFSTEQYIRMFCDVWQRYSAENACNFNDFEAICFHLPYTKMGLKALRAGLEEKSSAPITSDTRERLLARYQDSTQYSRRIGNIYTGSLYLGLISLLDYDYFKNFDDSAVDGDSEVSCDLSSATHTNESPTCLSPLLSGQKIGLFSYGSGAVAEFFSATLVPDWRSALFSNQHLKSLNNRTQLSVSRYEEMFNSAAPYSPQDFISSQKNRSGARFVLDSIASQERNYRSI, encoded by the coding sequence ATGAGCAATACTTCAAAAAACACGCCAAAAGTCGGAATCGACCGCATAACTTTCGCAACCCCAAATTGCTATCTAAGCATGCGCGACCTTGCGATTGAGCGCGGAATAGACCCGAACAAATTCACAATCGGAATCGGTCAAAGCCAACAGGCAGTGCCACCAAACCACCAAGACATCGTAACACTTGGCGCTCAAGCTGCTCTGCCGCTTATGCAGTACATCGACAGCAACCGCCTCAAAATGGTGATCGTTGGCACAGAAAGCGGCGTCGACGCCAGCAAATCCAGCGCGCTTTATATTCACAAACTTCTAAACCTTAGCTCGTGGGTGCGCTGCGTGGAAGTAAAAGAAGCGTGTTATGGCGGAACTGCGGCGCTTATGATGGCTCGTGACTACGTTTTGACGCATCCTGGCGCGCAAGTTTTGGTGATTGCTGCAGACATTGCGCGCTACGGCGTTGGCACTCCTGGCGAGGTGACGCAAGGCGCTGGTGCTGTGGCGATGCTTGTAAGCGAGAATCCACACGTGTTGCAAATCAACGACGACAGCGTTGTAAAATCGGCGGAAATCCAGGATTTTTGGCGTCCCGTATATCAAAGCACGGCGTTGGCTCGCGGAAAGTTTTCAACCGAACAATACATTCGCATGTTCTGCGACGTGTGGCAGCGGTACAGTGCGGAAAACGCCTGCAATTTCAACGATTTTGAGGCGATTTGCTTCCATCTTCCATACACAAAAATGGGGCTTAAAGCGCTTCGAGCTGGGTTGGAGGAAAAGTCGAGCGCGCCTATTACAAGCGATACGCGCGAACGTCTTCTTGCGCGATACCAAGACAGCACACAATATAGTCGCCGAATCGGTAATATTTACACTGGTTCACTCTATTTAGGATTAATTTCTTTACTTGATTACGATTATTTTAAGAATTTTGACGATTCTGCGGTTGATGGCGATAGTGAGGTTTCTTGCGACTTATCTTCCGCAACACACACAAACGAATCGCCGACATGCCTGTCTCCTTTACTCTCAGGTCAAAAAATCGGCTTGTTCTCCTACGGTTCTGGCGCTGTAGCAGAATTCTTTAGCGCAACACTTGTTCCAGACTGGCGTAGCGCGCTGTTTTCTAATCAGCACTTAAAGTCGCTAAACAATCGCACGCAATTAAGCGTTTCGCGATACGAGGAGATGTTTAACAGCGCAGCGCCTTATTCTCCGCAGGATTTTATAAGCAGCCAGAAGAATCGAAGTGGCGCGCGATTCGTACTTGACTCCATCGCATCTCAAGAGCGTAACTATCGTTCTATCTAG